The region GTATCACCAACTTTTATAACACCTTTTTCGATTCTACCAGTTACAACTGTACCACGACCTGAAATCGAAAAAACATCTTCGATTGGCATAAGAAGGTCTTTATCTGTTGCACGAACTGGAGTTGGAATATAGCTATCAACTGCATCCATTAATTCCATAATTTTTGCTGACCATTCGCCATCTTGACCAGCTTTTGCCTCTTCAAGAGCTTTAAGTGCTGAACCAGAAACAATAGGTGTATCATCACCTGGGAAATTATACTCATTAAGTAATTCACGGATTTCCATTTCAACCAATTCAAGTAGCTCTGCATCATCAACCATATCAGCTTTGTTCATGAAAACAACAATGTATGGAACACCAACTTGGCGTGATAATAAAATATGCTCTCTAGTTTGTGGCATTGGACCATCAGCTGCAGAAACAACCAGAATAGCTCCATCCATTTGTGCAGCACCTGTAATCATATTTTTTACATAGTCGGCGTGACCAGGGCAGTCAACGTGGGCATAGTGGCGTTTCTCTGTCTCGTACTCAATATGTGAAGTAGCAATTGTAATACCACGCTCTTTTTCTTCTGGAGCATTATCAATATTATCATA is a window of Campylobacter concisus DNA encoding:
- the tuf gene encoding elongation factor Tu yields the protein MAKEKFSRNKPHVNIGTIGHVDHGKTTLTAAISAVLSRKGLAELKDYDNIDNAPEEKERGITIATSHIEYETEKRHYAHVDCPGHADYVKNMITGAAQMDGAILVVSAADGPMPQTREHILLSRQVGVPYIVVFMNKADMVDDAELLELVEMEIRELLNEYNFPGDDTPIVSGSALKALEEAKAGQDGEWSAKIMELMDAVDSYIPTPVRATDKDLLMPIEDVFSISGRGTVVTGRIEKGVIKVGDTIEIVGIKPTQTTTVTGVEMFRKEMDQGEAGDNVGVLLRGTKKEDVERGMVLCKPKSITPHTKFEGEVYILTKEEGGRHTPFFNNYRPQFYVRTTDVTGSITLPEGTEMVMPGDNVRISVELIAPVALEEGTRFAIREGGRTVGSGVVSKILG